The following proteins are co-located in the Silene latifolia isolate original U9 population chromosome 1, ASM4854445v1, whole genome shotgun sequence genome:
- the LOC141587879 gene encoding protein FAR1-RELATED SEQUENCE 5-like, which translates to MYERLRLCFGHATKTTDACNVYIESRYFDDEDVVKITKCHLEHNHEMDPKKSRFFVGFRHINDYFKKMMMINDAAGISILNNYKSLVLEGGRHQNLGFKFSDSRNAINQERRRSLIDGYAEELKAYFEKIKEEDPNYFYAIELDDFGAPMNVLHAFFPFIGVNQHGNSIVFACTLVTRDYEESFEWVFAKFLECMGRAPTVILTDQKRAIDNAIKKIFPNTHHRLCLWHILKNAGKNLGKHPLWNDISSDLNLAVHDNLDVHDFEIAWKEMVQKYGIEKCLWVTESYLIRESWVSAY; encoded by the exons ATGTATGAAAGATTAAGGCTTTGTTTTGGTCATGCTACTAAAACCACGGATGCCTGCAATGTTTACATTGAGTCCCGTTATTTCGACGATGAAGACGTAGTGAAGATAACGAAATGCCATTTAGAGCACAACCATGAGATGGATCCTAAGAAAAGCCGGTTTTTTGTTGGGTTTAGACATATAAATGACTACTTCAAAAAGATGATGATGATCAATGATGCTGCTGGTAtttcaatattaaataattacaAGTCGTTGGTCTTGGAAGGGGGACGTCATCAGAACCTTGGCTTTAAGTTTAGTGATAGTCGAAACGCCATCAATCAAGAACGAAGACGCAGCCTCATAGATGGCTATGCTGAAGAATTGAAGGCATATTTTGAGAAGATTAAAGAGGAGGATCCTAATTATTTCTATGCAATTGAGCTCGACGATTTTGGGGCTCCAATGAAT GTATTGCATGCCTTTTTCCCTTTCATAGGGGTGAATCAACATGGGAATTCAATTGTTTTTGCTTGTACTTTGGTTACGCGCGATTATGAAGAAAGTTTTGAGTGGGTTTTTGCCAAGTTTTTAGAATGCATGGGTAGAGCTCCAACAGTTATATTGACAGACCAGAAAAGAGCAATTGATAATGCAATTAAAAAAATATTCCCCAACACTCACCACAGGCTCTGCCTTTGGCACATATTGAAAAATGCTGGTAAAAATCTGGGAAAACATCCACTTTGGAACGATATCTCAAGTGACCTGAATTTAGCAGTTCACGACAATTTGGATGTGCATGATTTTGAGATAGCATGGAAGGAAATGGTTCAAAAATATGGTATTGAAAAATGTTTGTGGGTGACAGAGTCGTACTTGATCAGGGAGAGTTGGGTCTCCGCATATTAG